ATACCAGATACTTCTTATCAGCTCTGGGGATTTTCTGTGCAGTTCCTGTTTTGCCGCCCATACTGTATCCGGACACGTTGGCCTTTGCACCAGTTCCGTCTGAATCCATAACGCTTCCGAGGTATTCCCGGACTTCATCACTGACCTCCCGAGAGATGGTCTGACGCATCACCACCGGATCCAGACTTTCAACAACCGCTCCACTCTCGCCGGTTATCGTACTTACCACATGCGGTTTATAGTAAGTTCCGCCGTTAATTACAGAAGAAAATGCTGCTGCCTCCTGTATCATAGTACTGGTAAATCCCTGGCCAAAGGCAGCTGTCGCCAGCTCCGTAGAACCCAGTCCATCCAGCTTATGGAGTATCCCGCTTCCTTCTCCGGGCAGATCAATTCCCGTATAGGAACCGAAATTGAAGAGTTTCTGGTACTTCAGGAAGGTCTCAGGCCCCATCTTATCCGCAATGTCCATCATCACCACATTACACGAGTGCTTCAATCCGCCTTCCAAATTCAGGTTTCCGTGAGTCTCCGGATAAATTGCACATTTGATGCGCACTCCCCCGACTGTTTTGTATCCGCCGCAATAATAAGTGTCATCCCCAGTGACACTGGCACTCTCCAAAGCAGCTGCTACAGTCATCGGTTTAAAAGTGGAACCCGGTTCATATGCGTCTGTAATACAATAATTTTTCCAGATATTGTTCAAAGCGTTGAACTTTGCCTGATCGTCCATGGCATCAATTTCTTCCTGAGAATAGAACGGAGTCAGGTCTCTCGGATTATTCAAATCATACCAGTCTGAAGAATCCATACCCAGAATCTCACCGGTATTGGGATTCATCGCCACAACTCCTATATTTTTGGCAGCTTTGCTCCCATTTGGACCGTCTGACATCTCTTCTTGAAAGGATTCCAGGACTTTACGTATAATCTGCTGAATATTTGTATCGATGGTGGAGATTACATTCTTTCCGTCCACAGGGTTGATGATCGTCTGTTCTGCATCCGCATCTGAATTAAAGTAGCCGAACTGCCGGCCGTTCACTCCATTCAGCACACTGGAATAATATCCTTCAATTCCCCAATCTGCAGTCGTGCCATCATAGGTAAAGCCGATTAAATCACTGGCCAGGGAATTCATAGGATAAACCCTAAGGTAAGTTTCTTCGAACCATACCCCTTTCACCTTCTGGCGCTCTGCCTTTTCCTCTTTGCTTAACCCCGCGTTTTCTTCACTGTTCACATCCAGATATGCTTCAAATTTCTTTTTATCCGTGATTGACAACTCTTTTTGCAATATCTGGTACTGACTGTTTTTTGTCTCTTCGTCTTCGAGCTTTGACCGGACTGTACTCTCGTCCTGACCCAACACCTCCACAAGAGCCTTTACTGTAGGCTCCAGATATCTCTGTGTTTTTTCACCCTTTACTTTCATCGTGCTGTTTACCACTTTACAATCCAGAATCACATTATAGACCTTCTCACTGGTAGCCAGGATTGTACCATTCCGGTCTAAAATTTCTCCTCGTTTAAATGGTATCACACGGCTGTCGTACTGCTGCTGTATCTGGCTCATCACCTGACGCTTATATTGTTGATGGTCAGTCGCGTTGATATATGTGATTCTAAGTGCCAAACCGACTAAAGCCAGCACGACTAAGATGAATAGTCCTACCAGCTTTTTACTTATCCTGCCGTTTATTTTCCTTTTGTAAATCACATTACGACGCTTTTGGGATTTTCTTTTGCTCAATTTGCGTCCTCACTTACTTAGTTCCCGGAACATCCGCATACTGACGTACATAGTCGTTCCCTTTTGTGTCATAGTACTGAACCTGGGATTCATCTGCATACTTTAATCCCAGGCGATTCAGCGCTGCCTCTTTAATGGTATCCATGTTAACAGATGCCATAACTGTATTGTAATAAGCATCATTATCTGCTTTCAATTTGCTGAGTTTGGTTTCAAGTGATACCACAGTTTCGTTCTGTGTGGTAATCTGGGCTTTCAGCTTCAGAAAATTGACACAAACAAACACTGTCGCTACACATACAACTGCCAGAAACAGTACATACCCTCTGCCCATCTGCGTCGCCCGCTGACGGTTCCGGTGTGTCTGTCTGCTGACCTTCCGCTTCGGAAGCTCTATACCTTCCTCTTCCTCCGGAAGATAGGAAAGTCTACGTACTGCACTTCCATCTTCGTAAGTATCTCTTACATAACGATCCGCTCTTGAATCTACCCTTCTGTTTGACTTTTTCGCCATATCTTAACTCCTGACAGCGTAACAGTTCACCGTCTTTCAAAAACACGTAACTTTGAACTTTTCGCCCGCTTATTTGCTTCTATTTCTTCTCTTGTTGGTACAATCGGTTTGCGGTTTATCATAATTCCCCTGGACTCTCTGCCACATACACAGACCGGAAAATCCGGCGGACAAATACAGGGGTTTTCATTTCTTCTGAAGATCGTCTTAACAATCCGGTCTTCCAGGGAATGAAAGGTAATTACACATAACCTTCCACCTTTATTCAGCAGTTCAATCATTCCGTCCAGTGAATCCTTAAGTACATCCAGTTCCTGATTCAACTCAATTCGTATCGCCTGAAATGTTTTCTTTGCAGGATGTCCACCCGTGGCACGGATTCTTGCAGGTATAGCATGTTTAATGATCTCGATTAACTCCCCAGTCGTCTCAATCGGTGCCTCCTGTCTTGCAAGGCAAATATGCTTGGCAATGTTCTGTGCAAACTGCTCTTCACCATAATCCCTTATAATCCGATATAGCTCCTTTTCCGAATATTGGTTCACAATATCAGCTGCGGTGCGCTTCTGTCTTTGGTCCATACGCATGTCAAGCGGCACATTTTCACGATATGTAAAGCCCCTTTTGGCATTGTCCAGCTGATAGGAAGAAACTCCCAGATCCAGTAAAATCCCATCTACTGATGATATACCCCTTTTTTTCAGTTCATCTGCCATATAGCAATAATTGGATCGAATAACAGTGACCCGGTCCGCATAATCCTTCAGCCGCTCCCCAGCCGCCTGTATGGCATCTGCATCCTGATCAAAGCCAATAAACCTTCCTTTGTCTGACAATCTTTTACAGACCTCACAGGCATGGCCTGCACCACCTAGGGTTCCATCCACGTAAATTCCGTCAGACTTGATATTCAGATTGTCAACCGTCTCTTCCAGTAACACAGATTTGTGTTTAAACTCCACTGCTCTACATCTCCTGTATGTGAAGCACATTCATTCAGTTGTCAGATGGTAATTCCCAGATCCTCCAGCCCTTCAGCTATCGCATCCATATCATCATAGTTACTGTTCTCGCTCCACTTCTGTTTGCTCCAGATTTCAATTCTGTTAATGTTACCTGTCAGCACCACATCCTTTTCCAGACCCGCAAACTCCCGCAGCGTACCCGGTACGAGAATTCTCCCCTGCTTGTCCAGCTCACATGCAGTTGCTCCGGCAACAAAGAAACGTGAAAAGGTTCTGGCATTCTTGTTCGTAAGTGGTAAGCTGCGTAACTGCTCTTCAAACTTTTCCCACTCATCCATGGGATAGATAGAGAGACAGCCATCCAGACCTTTCGTCAGAACAAACTCGTCACCGAGCTGCTCACGAAATCTGGATGGTATGATCAGTCTCCCCTTGGGGTCAATTGTATGACTATACTCTCCCATGAACATACGCAATTACCTCTTTTCAAAAGTGGAAAGCTCCCCACTATCCACTCTTTGGTGTGTCCTTTCAGTCACTGCCACGTTTCCTCCACTTCACACCACTTTTCACCACTTTGTACCACTTATGGATTTATTCTATCCTATATTTCAAAAAAAAGCAAGGTGTTTTTTGAGAAAGAGGCTTGTTTTGTCACGATTCATTTCTTTTCAATTTTCATAACCTGTGGTACAATAGTGAATCAGGGAGAAGAACCGTATAGATACGTGTTGATAAAAAGAAAGGATGTACTATGAAATTAGGAATTGTAGGCTTACCGAACGTGGGAAAAAGTACCCTGTTCAATTCATTGACAAAAGCGGGTGCGGAATCAGCAAACTACCCCTTTTGTACGATTGATCCCAATGTGGGAATTGTTCCTGTTCCGGATGAAAGAATCAAACTTCTGGGAGATTTCTATCATTCAAAGAAGGTTACTCCGGCAGTTGTTGAATTTGTAGATATAGCCGGCCTGGTGAAGGGAGCCTCTAAAGGAGAGGGTCTGGGAAATCAATTTCTGGCCAACATCCGCGAAGTGGATGCTATTGTTCATGTAGTACGCTGTTTTGAAGATGATAACGTCGTTCATGTGGATGGGAGTATCGATCCTCTGAGGGATATAGAGACGATAAATCTTGAACTGATTTTCTCTGATCTGGAAATTCTGGAAAGACGTATCGCCAAGACCACAAAAACCGCCCGTATGGATAAGGCGGCTGCAAAAGAACTTGAGATGTTGAATCGTTTGAAACAGCATCTGGAGGATGGGAAGGATGCAATTCTTTTTGAAACTGAGAACGAAGATGAGGAAACCTGGCTGGAAGAGTACAATCTTCTGACGAATAAACCGGTGATCTATGCTGCCAATGTAAGCGAGAATGATCTCCCGGATGATGGCACCTCCAATTCACATGTGCAGAAAGTAAGAGAATATGCCGCCGGACATCAAAGTGAAGTATTTGTTGTATGTGCTGAAATTGAAGCTGAGATTTCCGAGCTGGATGATAATGAAAAGCAGGAGTTTCTGGAAGACCTGGGATTGAAGGAATCGGGTCTGGATAAATTAATCGAGGCAAGTTACCGAACCCTCGGGCTGATGAGCTTTCTGACCGCCGGTGAAGACGAAACAAGGGCATGGACCATAAAAGTAGGAACAAAAGCACCACAGGCAGCAGGGAAAATCCATACAGATTTCGAAAGAGGATTTATCAAGGCCGAAGTTGTGAACTATAAAGATCTCCTGGATTGCGGATCCTATAACGGTGCCCGGGAAAAGGGACTGGTACGAATGGAAGGAAAAGAATACATCGTCAAAGATGGGGATGTTATCCTGTTCCGTTTTAATGTATGATACCAGGGTTTCAAGAACATGCTATTCATGCTTGCATGAAATAGCATGTTCTTGGAACCCGCAAAATATGAGAAAGCAGCCCGAGCAGGGCGGTATCATGCTTTAAACAGCCGCTGCGGCTTTCATAATCAATTCTTCCGTCGCATCTTCCCGGCTTAGCTCTCCGGTTATTTTCCCTTCATGCATCACCAGGATTCTGTCACATAAACAAAGCAGCTCCGGAAGTTCTGAAGAAACCACAACAATACCAATTCCTTTTGATGCAATCTCCCGCAGTATCGCATAGACTTCTGCTTTTGCCCCCACATCGATACCTCTTGTAGGCTCATCGCACAATAAGATTTCGGGGTCATTTCCGATCCATTTGGCGATTACTACCTTTTGCTGATTACCGCCGCTTAAGGTGAGTATCCCATCGTCTGCTTTTCCGACTTTAATGGAGTATGATTTTATCATCTTCTGCATGAGTCTGTCTGCTTTTTTTCTGCTCAGAAATCCTTTTGTGGAAATCCGTTCAGGCACCGTAAGCTGTGCATTCTCCTGAATGGACATCGTGGTCACAAGTCCATCATCCCGGCGATTCTCGGGAATCAGGCTGATTCCGTGCCTGATGGCATCTCTGGGAGATTTGATTTTTACCTCTTTGCCTTTGAGATGAATCTCTCCCGAATCCAGTTTATCTATGCCAAAGATTGAAGAGAGTACCTCTGTTCTGCCGGCCCCCACAAAGCCTGCCAGTCCCAGTATTTCTCCCTTCCTCAAGCTAAAACTGATGTCATGAAATCTTCTGCCCGAGGTCAGATGTTCCACTGACATAAGTACCTCATCTTTCGCAAAGGTCTTTCCCCATTCGGACTTGTCGATTTCACGCCCTACCATCATGGATATGATGTCGTCGATTGTCACATCTGAAACATTTTTTGTTGCAACAAATTTTCCGTCTTTGAATACGGTCATCCTGTCTCCGAGTTCCATGACCTCTTCCAGGCGGTGGCTGACATAAAGCACTGTTGTCTGCTGCTCCTTTATCATCTTACGGACTACGTCAAACATGACCTCCCGTTGATTATTCGTCAACGCTGCAGTCGGTTCATCCAGAATCAGAATTTCCGGTCTGGAATACAGGGCCTTGGCAATCTGTATCATGGACTGCTCTGCGATGCTCAAGTTTCCCAGAAGTTCTGTCGGATCTGCTTTCAGCTGGAACTGGTCCAGCAGTTCCTTTGTCTTTTGATTGATATGCTGCTCGTTCAAAAACACACCCTTGCACGCTTCACACGAACCCAGAAATATATTATGGGCAATGCTCATATTCAGACATAGCGGAACCTCTTGATGAACAATCGCAAAGCCAAGTTTTTCAG
The window above is part of the Novisyntrophococcus fermenticellae genome. Proteins encoded here:
- a CDS encoding peptidoglycan D,D-transpeptidase FtsI family protein, yielding MSKRKSQKRRNVIYKRKINGRISKKLVGLFILVVLALVGLALRITYINATDHQQYKRQVMSQIQQQYDSRVIPFKRGEILDRNGTILATSEKVYNVILDCKVVNSTMKVKGEKTQRYLEPTVKALVEVLGQDESTVRSKLEDEETKNSQYQILQKELSITDKKKFEAYLDVNSEENAGLSKEEKAERQKVKGVWFEETYLRVYPMNSLASDLIGFTYDGTTADWGIEGYYSSVLNGVNGRQFGYFNSDADAEQTIINPVDGKNVISTIDTNIQQIIRKVLESFQEEMSDGPNGSKAAKNIGVVAMNPNTGEILGMDSSDWYDLNNPRDLTPFYSQEEIDAMDDQAKFNALNNIWKNYCITDAYEPGSTFKPMTVAAALESASVTGDDTYYCGGYKTVGGVRIKCAIYPETHGNLNLEGGLKHSCNVVMMDIADKMGPETFLKYQKLFNFGSYTGIDLPGEGSGILHKLDGLGSTELATAAFGQGFTSTMIQEAAAFSSVINGGTYYKPHVVSTITGESGAVVESLDPVVMRQTISREVSDEVREYLGSVMDSDGTGAKANVSGYSMGGKTGTAQKIPRADKKYLVSFIGFAPLDNPQVVLYVVVDEPNAEIQADSSYAQKIYKRIMTELLPYMNIFPEDPTKVEKADESDNTAGSVPDGTADENVPNPPENENQENNQENKDMLSEGITNSDEAITNE
- the rsmH gene encoding 16S rRNA (cytosine(1402)-N(4))-methyltransferase RsmH; this translates as MEFKHKSVLLEETVDNLNIKSDGIYVDGTLGGAGHACEVCKRLSDKGRFIGFDQDADAIQAAGERLKDYADRVTVIRSNYCYMADELKKRGISSVDGILLDLGVSSYQLDNAKRGFTYRENVPLDMRMDQRQKRTAADIVNQYSEKELYRIIRDYGEEQFAQNIAKHICLARQEAPIETTGELIEIIKHAIPARIRATGGHPAKKTFQAIRIELNQELDVLKDSLDGMIELLNKGGRLCVITFHSLEDRIVKTIFRRNENPCICPPDFPVCVCGRESRGIMINRKPIVPTREEIEANKRAKSSKLRVFERR
- the mraZ gene encoding division/cell wall cluster transcriptional repressor MraZ — encoded protein: MFMGEYSHTIDPKGRLIIPSRFREQLGDEFVLTKGLDGCLSIYPMDEWEKFEEQLRSLPLTNKNARTFSRFFVAGATACELDKQGRILVPGTLREFAGLEKDVVLTGNINRIEIWSKQKWSENSNYDDMDAIAEGLEDLGITI
- the ychF gene encoding redox-regulated ATPase YchF, with amino-acid sequence MKLGIVGLPNVGKSTLFNSLTKAGAESANYPFCTIDPNVGIVPVPDERIKLLGDFYHSKKVTPAVVEFVDIAGLVKGASKGEGLGNQFLANIREVDAIVHVVRCFEDDNVVHVDGSIDPLRDIETINLELIFSDLEILERRIAKTTKTARMDKAAAKELEMLNRLKQHLEDGKDAILFETENEDEETWLEEYNLLTNKPVIYAANVSENDLPDDGTSNSHVQKVREYAAGHQSEVFVVCAEIEAEISELDDNEKQEFLEDLGLKESGLDKLIEASYRTLGLMSFLTAGEDETRAWTIKVGTKAPQAAGKIHTDFERGFIKAEVVNYKDLLDCGSYNGAREKGLVRMEGKEYIVKDGDVILFRFNV
- a CDS encoding sugar ABC transporter ATP-binding protein — encoded protein: MAPIIEFRNITKRFGGTVALDHVSFQINKGEVHCLCGENGAGKSTLINLCSGVLEPTEGTILIHGREEKINSVQKSEKLGFAIVHQEVPLCLNMSIAHNIFLGSCEACKGVFLNEQHINQKTKELLDQFQLKADPTELLGNLSIAEQSMIQIAKALYSRPEILILDEPTAALTNNQREVMFDVVRKMIKEQQTTVLYVSHRLEEVMELGDRMTVFKDGKFVATKNVSDVTIDDIISMMVGREIDKSEWGKTFAKDEVLMSVEHLTSGRRFHDISFSLRKGEILGLAGFVGAGRTEVLSSIFGIDKLDSGEIHLKGKEVKIKSPRDAIRHGISLIPENRRDDGLVTTMSIQENAQLTVPERISTKGFLSRKKADRLMQKMIKSYSIKVGKADDGILTLSGGNQQKVVIAKWIGNDPEILLCDEPTRGIDVGAKAEVYAILREIASKGIGIVVVSSELPELLCLCDRILVMHEGKITGELSREDATEELIMKAAAAV